A genomic region of Enterococcus sp. 12C11_DIV0727 contains the following coding sequences:
- a CDS encoding glycoside hydrolase family 13 protein translates to MAIRRTWWKEAVGYQIYPASFMDTNNDGIGDLNGIRSKLDYLKSLGIGFIWITPIYESPNVDNGYDISDYQKILGTFGTMEEFDLLLKEAHEQGLKIIMDLVINHTSNQHSWFVESRSSLKDDYRDYYIWADGTMDGPPNDWVSIFGGSAWEYDERTNQYYLHVFAKEQPDLNWENPRVKRDLFQMIDWWLDKGIDGFQVDAISHIKKAPLETTSTKDPFEAFKNVPGIETHLNDLRDIFKKRDILTVGEANGVSAAEAYQWVGETTGYFNMLFEFDHISLWNKDEQETVDVIQFKKALTAWQEALADGRGWNALYMENHDIPRSVSSFGSEEKVFWQASAKALALTFLLLQGTPFIYQGQEIGMTNLPFTSINEIDAVDTKNFYYEMIHSGVDPKNALNLIRKTARDNARTPMQWTAEEYAGFSKRKPWMRINPNKQEINVLHELNDPTSVLNFYKAVIQLRKENEALIYGRYQLYLPDHPQLFVYSRRLADERFVVISNLSKEFASADLPENVQIEEWDLQLSNLNDHTIHQHTIFAPYEARVYKHK, encoded by the coding sequence ATGGCAATTAGGCGTACTTGGTGGAAAGAAGCAGTGGGCTATCAGATTTATCCAGCTAGTTTTATGGACACAAACAATGATGGTATTGGCGATTTAAATGGAATTCGCTCAAAATTGGATTATCTCAAGTCACTGGGAATTGGTTTTATCTGGATCACGCCAATTTATGAATCACCCAATGTAGATAATGGCTATGATATAAGTGATTATCAAAAAATACTTGGGACCTTTGGCACAATGGAAGAATTTGATTTATTATTGAAAGAAGCTCATGAGCAAGGACTCAAAATAATCATGGATCTAGTGATCAATCATACCTCAAATCAACATTCCTGGTTTGTGGAATCAAGATCATCGCTAAAGGATGATTATCGTGATTACTATATTTGGGCGGATGGAACTATGGATGGGCCACCTAATGATTGGGTTTCAATTTTTGGCGGTTCTGCGTGGGAATATGATGAAAGGACCAACCAGTATTATCTCCATGTTTTTGCTAAAGAACAGCCAGATCTGAATTGGGAAAATCCTCGAGTAAAAAGAGACTTGTTTCAAATGATCGATTGGTGGTTGGACAAGGGGATTGACGGTTTTCAGGTCGACGCAATTTCTCATATAAAAAAAGCACCCTTAGAAACAACTTCAACAAAAGATCCATTTGAAGCATTTAAAAACGTGCCAGGTATTGAAACACATTTAAATGATCTCAGAGATATTTTTAAAAAGCGAGATATTTTAACTGTTGGTGAGGCAAATGGTGTCAGCGCTGCTGAAGCATATCAATGGGTGGGAGAAACTACAGGCTATTTTAATATGTTATTTGAATTTGATCATATTTCTCTTTGGAATAAAGACGAACAAGAAACGGTCGATGTTATCCAGTTTAAAAAGGCACTCACTGCTTGGCAAGAGGCACTAGCCGACGGGCGGGGCTGGAATGCCCTGTATATGGAAAATCATGATATTCCCCGTTCTGTATCTAGCTTTGGTAGTGAAGAGAAGGTATTTTGGCAAGCATCGGCCAAAGCCTTAGCTCTAACATTTTTATTGCTGCAAGGAACCCCCTTCATTTATCAAGGACAAGAAATTGGTATGACGAATCTGCCATTTACTTCAATTAATGAAATTGATGCGGTTGATACGAAAAATTTCTATTATGAAATGATCCATTCAGGGGTAGATCCTAAAAACGCACTGAACCTGATTCGCAAAACTGCCAGAGATAATGCAAGAACGCCGATGCAATGGACGGCTGAAGAATATGCTGGTTTTTCTAAAAGAAAGCCATGGATGAGGATCAATCCAAACAAACAAGAGATCAATGTATTACATGAGTTGAATGATCCAACTTCTGTTTTGAATTTTTATAAAGCAGTGATCCAACTTAGAAAGGAAAACGAAGCCTTGATCTATGGTCGTTATCAACTTTATTTGCCGGATCATCCACAATTATTTGTTTATAGCCGTCGATTAGCAGACGAGCGATTTGTAGTGATCAGCAATTTGTCGAAGGAATTTGCTTCTGCTGATTTACCAGAAAATGTTCAGATTGAAGAATGGGATTTACAACTGTCTAATCTTAACGATCATACAATTCATCAACATACCATTTTTGCTCCTTATGAAGCGAGGGTCTATAAACATAAATAA
- a CDS encoding STM3941 family protein — MKEEFVVYQSKGKQLLLIFLSVIMTGVSVFLIFPQDLDVGFLGGSGSFLIPLVGIIGTIFFGFCLGYSIKLLLLGKPVVILTKEGFYDYSSALATKDRLIPWKDVTDIGVFNVSGQNFISIRLENREEFLASLSTITRKAAQANLKLGSYEINITMQSAKNVSLEELLMHMAEYCDAAK; from the coding sequence TTTATCAGTTATTATGACTGGTGTATCAGTATTTTTGATTTTTCCCCAAGATCTTGATGTCGGCTTTTTAGGTGGCAGTGGGTCATTCTTGATTCCTTTAGTTGGAATCATTGGAACTATTTTTTTTGGCTTTTGTTTAGGCTATTCGATCAAGCTACTCTTACTTGGTAAACCGGTCGTAATCTTGACTAAAGAAGGATTTTACGATTACTCAAGTGCACTTGCTACAAAAGATCGCTTGATTCCTTGGAAAGACGTTACAGATATCGGCGTTTTCAACGTGTCTGGCCAAAATTTTATCTCCATCCGTCTAGAAAATAGAGAAGAATTTCTAGCTTCATTAAGTACGATTACTAGAAAAGCGGCTCAAGCTAACTTAAAATTAGGTTCTTACGAAATAAATATTACAATGCAAAGTGCTAAAAATGTTTCATTAGAAGAATTATTGATGCATATGGCTGAATATTGCGACGCAGCGAAATAA